One window from the genome of Maylandia zebra isolate NMK-2024a linkage group LG18, Mzebra_GT3a, whole genome shotgun sequence encodes:
- the LOC101471430 gene encoding uncharacterized protein LOC101471430 isoform X2 has product MMRTESKGRSASPHRITYKSDFHAIKCSFDTGTSLQPGTKSAAAQRSAVHPNKLESSLSEPLMSCTSTSGSTGCRSRIHSTRGTKIRDNIFLQMDSQQLKQDSGPVPSSGSTVLISPPNPSIQLQTSPFPGSRCSVINSSSALSTVTTNISIPESSLKDKPSRAEEITDIDRAALAQKFSVTRRLFESKMMEDGGGGGQVSKPLIARGSKGMEDGKVEVNNVEKVEEGNGKRRNTEEDGLDKDKSMNHIINVSLLKPSTPSSLTRCPKSPVSDIPGDASNKYNYFDKDDQIKVSQTEGEASCLNPCLTPEETLRAELVSIKNESSESDENEEGKEWKENKCWIKDQVTYISIAPGEESSVDDVFEEPSVETQGPYKLENRVVLQVRNVGPIISSGDHQKELSGSMTEKGGTEDGRDVGRDKYLQVSEQWEGGREEQNREFVARAEEKSTEEGGNREKMTDAVVEESFGGKERVIVQEKEVYNKAVGKGKGGVEECRQSQEKENGKEEKSRKEEGRTPELQAEFATEEVKHVALRGGSDGNTEAGGGKEAQKEDALISGIENKAFAYDQESQSHPELSTPPRQELENQLLLEYEEIPGVPELSDKENEDGYAERKVKFCSAPIKVYNTYSNADYDRHNEDIDPVSASAEFELEKRVERMDVFPVEIKKGEDGLGISIIGMGVGADQGLEKLGIFVKTITEGGATQKDGRIRVNDQIVEVDGVSLVGVSQLFAATVLKNTSGLVKFLIGREKEGVESEVARLINESLEMDKSRKRERDGRRVEDNDCSISEKGLVFDEEEAEDDCCEEEDVSALSGLDNYQLCLKYQQLQSKLRSKATQLEHTKEQLKAWEEQQACWESQKADLEQKVEDGEDKADKLEKYWQEAQTLCRVVSQRLADAQSQSESLEIKYNKAKRLVREYQSREEEGEKREADLRREMEEKERQHREMIEKLQIQIAQLEGKEPVSERKSHSTDTSNTGTDWSIPVPNTSRLDSSAHKARAQLAQKSKRQPPSRDKLRESFRKGEEGALKAQEGRSLSAPTAIRTSRSDVSSTSSFPAFSPQAANNSVFTPPIYITDTTPSSPSKSSTSRKSKRKFPDFSGLRKSLSKRRSEKRSRTSVSNRASSDDLLDEPAEVSPSGSVTSMPSCLPFPWFGERGREKEEEGESRRERLRSVSSSSLPYLTTSGRRQQTLDDDPVPTNNNNQWQSRPVLEWNNQQVCLWLIAMNMDKYTSEFAARSVDGTQLLNMDSEKLKALGVCSQSDRSALKKKLKEMRKREEKDQRRGAKRLKEEKDKENVDSDGKEKSRMMSEGKPLKDERHSGKTVRTESLL; this is encoded by the exons ATGATGCGGACAGAGAGCAAAGGCCGAAGTGCCTCCCCTCACAGGATAACTTACAAATCTGATTTCCATGCTATCAAATGCTCATTCGACACTGGGACCAGTTTACAGCCAGGGACCAAATCTGCTGCTGCCCAGCGCTCTGCTGTGCACCCTAACAAGCTGGAGTCCAGCCTGTCAGAGCCCCTAATGTCCTGCACCAGCACCAGTGGTAGCACAGGTTGCAGAAGTAGAATCCACAGCACCAGGGGGACCAAAATCAGAGATAACATCTTTCTTCAAATGGACAGCCAGCAGTTGAAACAAGATAGCGGCCCAGTGCCAAGTTCTGGCTCCACGGTGCTTATTTCTCCCCCAAATCCTAGCATACAGCTCCAGACTTCACCTTTTCCTGGATCCAGGTGTTCAGTCATCAATTCCTCATCTGCTCTGAGCACTGTAACAACAAATATTTCTATCCCAGAATCCTCCCTGAAAGATAAACCATCCAGAGCGGAGGAAATTACGGATATTGACCGAGCTGCTCTGGCACAGAAGTTCTCTGTAACTCGAAGATTGTTTGAGAGCAAGATGATGGAAGATGGGGGTGGTGGAGGCCAGGTTTCAAAACCCCTGATTGCCAGGGGAAGCAAGGGGATGGAAGATGGGAAAGTAGAAGTCAACAATGTAGAAAAGGTGGAAGAGGGAAATGGGAAAAGGAGGAACACAGAAGAGGATGGCTTAGATAAAGACAAATCCATGAACCATATCATAAATGTTTCCTTGCTGAAGCCTTCTACACCATCTTCACTGACAAGGTGCCCTAAATCCCCCGTCTCAGATATTCCTGGCGATGCATCCAACAAGTACAACTACTTTGACAAAGACGATCAAATCAAAGTATCACAAACAGAAGGAGAAGCATCCTGTCTTAACCCCTGCTTGACCCCTGAGGAGACGCTTCGAGCAGAGTTGGTCAGCATAAAAAATGAGTCATCAGAAAGTGATGAGAATGAAGAAGGGAAGGAGTGGAAAGAGAATAAATGCTGGATTAAGGATCAAGTGACATATATTAGTATAGCTCCAGGTGAAGAGTCCTCAGTGGATGATGTGTTTGAGGAGCCTAGTGTGGAAACACAGGGACCTTACAAATTGGAAAACAGGGTGGTATTACAAGTACGAAATGTTGGACCAATCATTTCATCAGGAGACCACCAGAAGGAGCTGTCAGGGAGCATGACAGAGAAAGGAGGAACGGAGGATGGCAGGGATGTTGGAAGAGACAAGTATCTGCAGGTGAGTGAACAATGGGAGGGTGGAAGGGAGGAGCAGAACAGAGAGTTCGTAGCACGGGCTGAGGAGAAGTCGACAGAAGAAGGAGGCAACAGGGAAAAAATGACTGATGCAGTGGTAGAAGAGAGTTTTGGTGGGAAGGAAAGGGTCATCGTGCAAGAGAAGGAAGTTTACAACAAGGCTGTGGGAAAGGGCAAAGGTGGAGTGGAGGAATGTAGACAAAgtcaagaaaaggaaaatgggaaagaagagaaaagtaggAAGGAAGAAGGCAGAACACCTGAGCTGCAAGCAGAGTTTGCAACTGAGGAGGTCAAGCATGTAGCATTAAGAGGAGGTAGTGatggaaacactgaagcagGAGGCGGCAAAGAGGcccaaaaagaagatgcattaATCAGTGGCATTGAGAACAAGGCTTTTGCATATGATCAGGAATCCCAGTCCCATCCAGAGCTTTCCACTCCACCAAGACAAGAGTTGGAAAACCAGCTTTTGTTGGAGTATGAGGAAATTCCCGGTGTGCCTGAACTTTCCGACAAGGAGAATGAGGATGGATATGCCGAGAGGAAGGTCAAGTTCTGCTCGGCACCAATCAAG GTGTACAACACCTATTCTAATGCAGATTATGACAGACACAATGAAGATATTGACCCAGTGTCTGCTTCGGCTGAGTTTGAGCTAGAGAAGAGAGTGGAAAGGATGGATGTTTTTCCAGTGGAGATAAAAAAGG GTGAAGATGGACTCGGCATCAGCATCATTGGGATGGGTGTAGGTGCTGACCAGGGACTGGAAAAACTTGGCATCTTTGTCAAGACAATCACTGAAGGAGGAGCAACCCAGAAGGATGGAAG GATTCGGGTGAATGACCAGATAGTGGAGGTGGATGGAGTGAGTTTAGTTGGAGTCTCCCAGCTGTTTGCAGCCACAGTCCTTAAGAACACATCGGGTCTCGTCAA gttTTTGATTGGCCGAGAGAAGGAGGGGGTGGAGAGCGAGGTGGCGCGACTGATAAATGAAAGCCTGGAAATGGATAAAAGCAGAAAG agagaaagagatggcAGAAGAGTGGAGGACAATGATTGCAGCATATCAGAGAAGGGCTTGGTGTTTGATGAAGAGGAGGCGGAGGATGACTGCTGCGAAGAGGAGGATGTGTCCGCTCTTTCGGGTCTAGACAACTACCAGCTCTGCCTCAAATACCAGCAG CTTCAGTCCAAACTAAGAAGCAAAGCAACCCAACTTGAGCACACTAAAGAACAG TTAAAGGCTTGGGAGGAGCAGCAGGCCTGTTGGGAGAGCCAGAAGGCTGACTTGGAGCAAAAAGTGGAGGATGGAGAGgacaaagcagacaaactagAGAA GTATTGGCAAGAGGCCCAGACCCTGTGCAGAGTTGTAAGCCAGCGACTGGCTGATGCCCAGAGCcaatcagaaagcctggagatcaAATACAATAAGGCCAAGAGACTGGTCAGAGAATACCAGAGCAG aGAGGAAGAGGGGGAGAAAAGGGAGGCAGATTTGAGGAGAGAAatggaggagaaggagaggcAGCACAGAGAGATGATTGAAAAGCTTCAAATCCAG ATTGCACAGCTAGAGGGAAAAGAGCCAGTATCTGAGAGAAAGAGCCACTCAACTGACACTTCAAACACCG GCACAGACTGGTCGATTCCAGTTCCTAATACCAGCCGTTTAGACTCCAGCGCTCACAAAGCCAGGGCTCAGCTAGCCCAGAAATCCAAGCGCCAACCGCCTTCACGAGACAAACTCAGAGAGAGCTTCAGAAAAGGG GAAGAAGGGGCCCTGAAAGCACAAGAGGGACGGTCACTGTCTGCACCCACAGCGATCCGAACCAGTAGAAGCGACGTGTCCAGCACCTCATCGTTCCCAGCCTTCAGTCCTCAAGCTGCAAACAACTCAGTCTTCACCCCTCCAATCTACATCACGGATACCACCCCGTCCTCGCCGAGCAAATCCTCCACCTCTAGAAAATCCAAAAGGAAATTTCCCGACTTCAG tGGCCTTCGCAAGTCTCTCAGCAAAAGAAGAAGCGAAAAACGCAGCAGGACGTCTGTGAGCAACAG GGCATCCAGTGATGACCTGTTGGATGAGCCCGCTGAAGTCTCTCCATCAGGCTCTGTCACCTCCATGCCCTCTTGCCTGCCATTTCCTTGGTTTGgcgagagaggaagagaaaaggaaGAGGAAGGGGAGAGTAGGCGGGAGCGACTTCGGTCTGTATCCAGCAGCAGTTTGCCGTACCTGACCACCTCAGGGAGAAGACAGCAG ACTTTGGACGATGACCCAGTTCCCACGAACAACAACAATCAGTGGCAAAGTCGACCCGTCTTGGAGTGGAATAACCAGCAGGTGTGTCTGTGGTTAATCGCTATGAACATGGATAAATACACATCAGAGTTTGCCGCCAGGAGTGTGGATGGGACACAGCTTCTCAACATGGACAGTGAGAAACTCAAG GCTTTGGGCGTGTGCAGTCAAAGTGACCGTTCTGCCCTGAAGAAAAAGCTTAAGGAAATGAGGAAGAGAGAGGAGAAGGACCAGAGGAGAGGAGCGAAGAGGCTGAAGGAGGAAAAGGATAAAGAAAACGTGGACAGCGATGGCAAAGAGAAGTCAAGGATGATGAGCGAGGGGAAGCCCCTGAAAGACGAAAGACACAGTGGAAAAACTGTAAGAACAGAGTCGCTCCTGTGA
- the LOC101471430 gene encoding uncharacterized protein LOC101471430 isoform X1, with amino-acid sequence MMRTESKGRSASPHRITYKSDFHAIKCSFDTGTSLQPGTKSAAAQRSAVHPNKLESSLSEPLMSCTSTSGSTGCRSRIHSTRGTKIRDNIFLQMDSQQLKQDSGPVPSSGSTVLISPPNPSIQLQTSPFPGSRCSVINSSSALSTVTTNISIPESSLKDKPSRAEEITDIDRAALAQKFSVTRRLFESKMMEDGGGGGQVSKPLIARGSKGMEDGKVEVNNVEKVEEGNGKRRNTEEDGLDKDKSMNHIINVSLLKPSTPSSLTRCPKSPVSDIPGDASNKYNYFDKDDQIKVSQTEGEASCLNPCLTPEETLRAELVSIKNESSESDENEEGKEWKENKCWIKDQVTYISIAPGEESSVDDVFEEPSVETQGPYKLENRVVLQVRNVGPIISSGDHQKELSGSMTEKGGTEDGRDVGRDKYLQVSEQWEGGREEQNREFVARAEEKSTEEGGNREKMTDAVVEESFGGKERVIVQEKEVYNKAVGKGKGGVEECRQSQEKENGKEEKSRKEEGRTPELQAEFATEEVKHVALRGGSDGNTEAGGGKEAQKEDALISGIENKAFAYDQESQSHPELSTPPRQELENQLLLEYEEIPGVPELSDKENEDGYAERKVKFCSAPIKVYNTYSNADYDRHNEDIDPVSASAEFELEKRVERMDVFPVEIKKGEDGLGISIIGMGVGADQGLEKLGIFVKTITEGGATQKDGRIRVNDQIVEVDGVSLVGVSQLFAATVLKNTSGLVKFLIGREKEGVESEVARLINESLEMDKSRKRERDGRRVEDNDCSISEKGLVFDEEEAEDDCCEEEDVSALSGLDNYQLCLKYQQLQSKLRSKATQLEHTKEQLKAWEEQQACWESQKADLEQKVEDGEDKADKLEKYWQEAQTLCRVVSQRLADAQSQSESLEIKYNKAKRLVREYQSREEEGEKREADLRREMEEKERQHREMIEKLQIQIAQLEGKEPVSERKSHSTDTSNTGTDWSIPVPNTSRLDSSAHKARAQLAQKSKRQPPSRDKLRESFRKGEEGALKAQEGRSLSAPTAIRTSRSDVSSTSSFPAFSPQAANNSVFTPPIYITDTTPSSPSKSSTSRKSKRKFPDFSGLRKSLSKRRSEKRSRTSVSNRASSDDLLDEPAEVSPSGSVTSMPSCLPFPWFGERGREKEEEGESRRERLRSVSSSSLPYLTTSGRRQQSIGSPVGCSSMVGHVSDHSPSGHSHTFTFSSTETLDDDPVPTNNNNQWQSRPVLEWNNQQVCLWLIAMNMDKYTSEFAARSVDGTQLLNMDSEKLKALGVCSQSDRSALKKKLKEMRKREEKDQRRGAKRLKEEKDKENVDSDGKEKSRMMSEGKPLKDERHSGKTVRTESLL; translated from the exons ATGATGCGGACAGAGAGCAAAGGCCGAAGTGCCTCCCCTCACAGGATAACTTACAAATCTGATTTCCATGCTATCAAATGCTCATTCGACACTGGGACCAGTTTACAGCCAGGGACCAAATCTGCTGCTGCCCAGCGCTCTGCTGTGCACCCTAACAAGCTGGAGTCCAGCCTGTCAGAGCCCCTAATGTCCTGCACCAGCACCAGTGGTAGCACAGGTTGCAGAAGTAGAATCCACAGCACCAGGGGGACCAAAATCAGAGATAACATCTTTCTTCAAATGGACAGCCAGCAGTTGAAACAAGATAGCGGCCCAGTGCCAAGTTCTGGCTCCACGGTGCTTATTTCTCCCCCAAATCCTAGCATACAGCTCCAGACTTCACCTTTTCCTGGATCCAGGTGTTCAGTCATCAATTCCTCATCTGCTCTGAGCACTGTAACAACAAATATTTCTATCCCAGAATCCTCCCTGAAAGATAAACCATCCAGAGCGGAGGAAATTACGGATATTGACCGAGCTGCTCTGGCACAGAAGTTCTCTGTAACTCGAAGATTGTTTGAGAGCAAGATGATGGAAGATGGGGGTGGTGGAGGCCAGGTTTCAAAACCCCTGATTGCCAGGGGAAGCAAGGGGATGGAAGATGGGAAAGTAGAAGTCAACAATGTAGAAAAGGTGGAAGAGGGAAATGGGAAAAGGAGGAACACAGAAGAGGATGGCTTAGATAAAGACAAATCCATGAACCATATCATAAATGTTTCCTTGCTGAAGCCTTCTACACCATCTTCACTGACAAGGTGCCCTAAATCCCCCGTCTCAGATATTCCTGGCGATGCATCCAACAAGTACAACTACTTTGACAAAGACGATCAAATCAAAGTATCACAAACAGAAGGAGAAGCATCCTGTCTTAACCCCTGCTTGACCCCTGAGGAGACGCTTCGAGCAGAGTTGGTCAGCATAAAAAATGAGTCATCAGAAAGTGATGAGAATGAAGAAGGGAAGGAGTGGAAAGAGAATAAATGCTGGATTAAGGATCAAGTGACATATATTAGTATAGCTCCAGGTGAAGAGTCCTCAGTGGATGATGTGTTTGAGGAGCCTAGTGTGGAAACACAGGGACCTTACAAATTGGAAAACAGGGTGGTATTACAAGTACGAAATGTTGGACCAATCATTTCATCAGGAGACCACCAGAAGGAGCTGTCAGGGAGCATGACAGAGAAAGGAGGAACGGAGGATGGCAGGGATGTTGGAAGAGACAAGTATCTGCAGGTGAGTGAACAATGGGAGGGTGGAAGGGAGGAGCAGAACAGAGAGTTCGTAGCACGGGCTGAGGAGAAGTCGACAGAAGAAGGAGGCAACAGGGAAAAAATGACTGATGCAGTGGTAGAAGAGAGTTTTGGTGGGAAGGAAAGGGTCATCGTGCAAGAGAAGGAAGTTTACAACAAGGCTGTGGGAAAGGGCAAAGGTGGAGTGGAGGAATGTAGACAAAgtcaagaaaaggaaaatgggaaagaagagaaaagtaggAAGGAAGAAGGCAGAACACCTGAGCTGCAAGCAGAGTTTGCAACTGAGGAGGTCAAGCATGTAGCATTAAGAGGAGGTAGTGatggaaacactgaagcagGAGGCGGCAAAGAGGcccaaaaagaagatgcattaATCAGTGGCATTGAGAACAAGGCTTTTGCATATGATCAGGAATCCCAGTCCCATCCAGAGCTTTCCACTCCACCAAGACAAGAGTTGGAAAACCAGCTTTTGTTGGAGTATGAGGAAATTCCCGGTGTGCCTGAACTTTCCGACAAGGAGAATGAGGATGGATATGCCGAGAGGAAGGTCAAGTTCTGCTCGGCACCAATCAAG GTGTACAACACCTATTCTAATGCAGATTATGACAGACACAATGAAGATATTGACCCAGTGTCTGCTTCGGCTGAGTTTGAGCTAGAGAAGAGAGTGGAAAGGATGGATGTTTTTCCAGTGGAGATAAAAAAGG GTGAAGATGGACTCGGCATCAGCATCATTGGGATGGGTGTAGGTGCTGACCAGGGACTGGAAAAACTTGGCATCTTTGTCAAGACAATCACTGAAGGAGGAGCAACCCAGAAGGATGGAAG GATTCGGGTGAATGACCAGATAGTGGAGGTGGATGGAGTGAGTTTAGTTGGAGTCTCCCAGCTGTTTGCAGCCACAGTCCTTAAGAACACATCGGGTCTCGTCAA gttTTTGATTGGCCGAGAGAAGGAGGGGGTGGAGAGCGAGGTGGCGCGACTGATAAATGAAAGCCTGGAAATGGATAAAAGCAGAAAG agagaaagagatggcAGAAGAGTGGAGGACAATGATTGCAGCATATCAGAGAAGGGCTTGGTGTTTGATGAAGAGGAGGCGGAGGATGACTGCTGCGAAGAGGAGGATGTGTCCGCTCTTTCGGGTCTAGACAACTACCAGCTCTGCCTCAAATACCAGCAG CTTCAGTCCAAACTAAGAAGCAAAGCAACCCAACTTGAGCACACTAAAGAACAG TTAAAGGCTTGGGAGGAGCAGCAGGCCTGTTGGGAGAGCCAGAAGGCTGACTTGGAGCAAAAAGTGGAGGATGGAGAGgacaaagcagacaaactagAGAA GTATTGGCAAGAGGCCCAGACCCTGTGCAGAGTTGTAAGCCAGCGACTGGCTGATGCCCAGAGCcaatcagaaagcctggagatcaAATACAATAAGGCCAAGAGACTGGTCAGAGAATACCAGAGCAG aGAGGAAGAGGGGGAGAAAAGGGAGGCAGATTTGAGGAGAGAAatggaggagaaggagaggcAGCACAGAGAGATGATTGAAAAGCTTCAAATCCAG ATTGCACAGCTAGAGGGAAAAGAGCCAGTATCTGAGAGAAAGAGCCACTCAACTGACACTTCAAACACCG GCACAGACTGGTCGATTCCAGTTCCTAATACCAGCCGTTTAGACTCCAGCGCTCACAAAGCCAGGGCTCAGCTAGCCCAGAAATCCAAGCGCCAACCGCCTTCACGAGACAAACTCAGAGAGAGCTTCAGAAAAGGG GAAGAAGGGGCCCTGAAAGCACAAGAGGGACGGTCACTGTCTGCACCCACAGCGATCCGAACCAGTAGAAGCGACGTGTCCAGCACCTCATCGTTCCCAGCCTTCAGTCCTCAAGCTGCAAACAACTCAGTCTTCACCCCTCCAATCTACATCACGGATACCACCCCGTCCTCGCCGAGCAAATCCTCCACCTCTAGAAAATCCAAAAGGAAATTTCCCGACTTCAG tGGCCTTCGCAAGTCTCTCAGCAAAAGAAGAAGCGAAAAACGCAGCAGGACGTCTGTGAGCAACAG GGCATCCAGTGATGACCTGTTGGATGAGCCCGCTGAAGTCTCTCCATCAGGCTCTGTCACCTCCATGCCCTCTTGCCTGCCATTTCCTTGGTTTGgcgagagaggaagagaaaaggaaGAGGAAGGGGAGAGTAGGCGGGAGCGACTTCGGTCTGTATCCAGCAGCAGTTTGCCGTACCTGACCACCTCAGGGAGAAGACAGCAG AGTATTGGCTCTCCAGTGGGCTGTTCCAGTATGGTGGGTCATGTGTCTGATCACTCCCCCTCTGGACACTCTCACACTTTCACCTTTTCTTCCACTGAG ACTTTGGACGATGACCCAGTTCCCACGAACAACAACAATCAGTGGCAAAGTCGACCCGTCTTGGAGTGGAATAACCAGCAGGTGTGTCTGTGGTTAATCGCTATGAACATGGATAAATACACATCAGAGTTTGCCGCCAGGAGTGTGGATGGGACACAGCTTCTCAACATGGACAGTGAGAAACTCAAG GCTTTGGGCGTGTGCAGTCAAAGTGACCGTTCTGCCCTGAAGAAAAAGCTTAAGGAAATGAGGAAGAGAGAGGAGAAGGACCAGAGGAGAGGAGCGAAGAGGCTGAAGGAGGAAAAGGATAAAGAAAACGTGGACAGCGATGGCAAAGAGAAGTCAAGGATGATGAGCGAGGGGAAGCCCCTGAAAGACGAAAGACACAGTGGAAAAACTGTAAGAACAGAGTCGCTCCTGTGA